The proteins below are encoded in one region of Candidatus Binatia bacterium:
- a CDS encoding CRISPR-associated endonuclease Cas1 — translation MKTAYITEQGATVRRDGPVLQVWTGKTRKAELLVHDLDQLVLMGNVMVTPAVLDFLIAERVDTVFMSYHGRFRGR, via the coding sequence ATGAAAACCGCCTACATCACCGAACAGGGCGCCACCGTTCGTCGCGACGGACCGGTGCTGCAGGTATGGACCGGCAAGACGCGGAAGGCGGAGTTGCTGGTGCACGATCTCGATCAGTTGGTGTTGATGGGCAATGTCATGGTGACGCCGGCGGTGTTGGATTTTCTGATCGCCGAGCGGGTCGACACGGTGTTCATGTCGTACCACGGACGATTTCGCGGGCGGTT